A genomic segment from Spinacia oleracea cultivar Varoflay chromosome 3, BTI_SOV_V1, whole genome shotgun sequence encodes:
- the LOC110802016 gene encoding 1-aminocyclopropane-1-carboxylate oxidase homolog 1-like, with protein MSTQSTIIGREGSCSDRTNDLKAFDERKTGVKGLVDAGSKTIPTIFIRPLESRLNDLDTCHENISVPIIDIARVDDDEDRTAEVVKEVIVAAKEWGFFQVVNHGIPLEMLEVMIERIRMFHEQDDEVKKKYYNRDFERKRVLYYCNHDLYKSKAVNWRDSLYVNTIHTSGQVDPQELPPICKDAMLEYIDHILKLGDRILMLLSMGLGLEPECLKKLVKGKKGWSLIGHYYPQCPEPELTIGTNGHADNSFITILLQDQIGGLQVLYDNKWVNIEPVTGALIVNFGNILQIITNDVLKSVQHRVIAKNVGPRVSVAFFFRGLFSSDQIYGPIKELTSEENPPVYRDFTIEEITTYFFTKSLEEFGIDHFKLR; from the exons atgagCACCCAAAGTACCATCATCGGAAGAGAAGGTAGCTGTTCCGATCGAACCAACGATCTCAAGGCGTTCGACGAACGAAAAACCGGCGTAAAAGGGCTAGTCGACGCAGGTTCGAAAACCATCCCTACCATCTTTATTCGACCACTCGAGTCTCGTTTAAACGATTTGGATACTTGTCATGAAAACATAAGTGTGCCCATCATAGACATTGCTCGTGTTGATGATGACGAAGATCGAACGGCTGAGGTTGTTAAGGAAGTCATTGTTGCAGCAAAGGAATGGGGATTTTTTCAAGTGGTAAATCATGGGATACCTTTAGAAATGTTGGAAGTTATGATTGAACGAATTCGAATGTTTCATGAACAAGATGATGAGGTTAAGAAGAAGTATTATAACCGCGATTTCGAGAGAAAGAGGGTGTTGTATTATTGCAACCATGATTTGTATAAATCAAAGGCTGTTAATTGGAGGGATAGTTTGTATGTTAATACTATACATACTTCTGGTCAAGTTGATCCTCAAGAGTTGCCTCCAATATGCaa GGATGCGATGTTGGAGTACATCGACCATATCCTTAAACTTGGTGATCGAATACTTATGTTACTATCAATGGGTCTTGGACTCGAACCTGAATGTCTTAAGAAACTCGTAAAGGGTAAAAAAGGTTGGTCCTTAATTGGACACTATTACCCTCAATGTCCAGAACCAGAACTTACAATAGGAACTAATGGACATGCCGATAACTCATTCATCACCATACTTTTACAAGATCAAATAGGTGGTCTTCAAGTTTTGTACGACAATAAATGGGTTAATATCGAGCCTGTTACCGGCGCTTTGATTGTTAACTTCGGAAATATACTTCAG ATTATAACTAACGACGTGCTCAAAAGCGTCCAGCATAGAGTGATTGCGAAAAATGTTGGACCACGGGTATCTGTTGCATTCTTTTTCCGTGGTCTTTTTTCATCGGATCAGATATATGGTCCGATTAAGGAACTGACTTCGGAAGAAAATCCACCGGTTTATAGGGATTTCACAATTGAGGAAATCACCACATACTTCTTTACCAAATCCCTTGAGGAGTTTGGGATCGACCATTTCAAGCTTCGATGA
- the LOC110802040 gene encoding CASP-like protein 5B3 — protein sequence MKDFAGTPGTITGFVLRIAQFMFAAGSIASMATTSSFYNFTAFCYLIAAMGLQVIWSLSLALMDAYALAKKRVLHNSILVSLFVIGDWVTATLSLAAASASAGITILYFHDIGDCTIVAECFKYQLAVSLAFLSWLTVFPSFLIMLLLLGF from the exons atgaaggaTTTTGCAGGAACACCAGGAACTATAACTGGGTTTGTTTTAAGGATTGCTCAATTTATGTTTGCTGCTGGTTCTATTGCTTCTATGGCAACCACTTCTAGCTTCTATAATTTCACTGCTTTCTG CTATCTAATAGCTGCCATGGGTTTGCAAGTAATATGGAGCTTAAGCCTCGCTTTGATGGATGCCTATGCACTAGCGAAGAAAAGAGTGCTCCACAATTCAATCCTTGTTAGCCTTTTTGTAATCGGAGATTGG GTAACGGCTACATTGTCTCTTGCAGCAGCTTCTGCATCTGCAGGAATTACGATCCTGTACTTCCATGATATCGGAGACTGTACCATCGTAGCAGAATGCTTCAAGTATCAGCTTGCAGTTTCTTTAGCCTTTCTAAGTTGGCTAACAGTTTTCCCTTCATTTCTCATCATGTTATTGCTTCTAGGGTTCTAG
- the LOC110802010 gene encoding WAT1-related protein At5g07050-like: MATSNSNIRSFYLRFKPHMFMILSQIGWTLLYFITEASFNHGMNPYVYITYRHVVAGVVMFPFAYFLERKARPKLTVALIAEIFVLSLLGVGLALNMYFASLKYTSPTFVASMINTIASLTFVIAVALKMEVLDIWNPRGAAKVLGTLISLGGVLAMTLYKGSVIKSIWNPLLHIQGSTTTNENWLMGSILTTASCLSWSIWYIMQAFTLKRYPALLSLTTWMSFVGAAQSAVFTACVQRKPAAWAIGFNIDLLSTVYAGVVCSGLIVFLQLWCTEEKGPVFVTMFNPLSTILVALLAYFVLGEKLYVGSILGAAIVIFGMYLLMWGKEEAQTNLAGIFRNYKDSRSLKPEAFTTTSEGREEITEP; encoded by the exons ATGGCTACGAGTAATAGTAACATTAGAAGCTTTTACTTGAGGTTCAAGCCACACATGTTCATGATCCTATCACAGATAGGCTGGACTTTACTGTATTTCATCACTGAAGCATCCTTTAATCATGGGATGAATCCTTACGTTTACATAACTTACCGCCATGTCGTTGCTGGGGTGGTGATGTTCCCCTTTGCCTATTTTCTAGAGAG AAAAGCAAGGCCAAAGTTGACAGTAGCTCTAATTGCAGAAATATTTGTGCTCTCTCTCCTAGG GGTAGGATTGGCGCTTAACATGTATTTTGCAAGCTTAAAGTATACTTCTCCGACCTTTGTTGCATCAATGATCAACACAATTGCATCCTTAACTTTTGTGATTGCGGTTGCACTCAA GATGGAAGTTCTTGACATTTGGAACCCTCGAGGGGCTGCAAAAGTTCTTGGAACCTTAATTTCCTTGGGAGGTGTCTTAGCCATGACACTGTACAAGGGATCTGTCATAAAAAGTATATGGAATCCTCTGCTACATATTCAAGGAAGTACAACTACGAACGAGAACTGGTTGATGGGTTCAATTCTAACTACAGCAAGCTGCCTATCATGGTCCATATGGTACATCATGCAG GCCTTCACTCTGAAACGATATCCTGCACTTCTATCACTGACGACATGGATGAGTTTCGTAGGAGCTGCACAGTCTGCTGTTTTTACTGCATGTGTACAGCGCAAGCCGGCAGCTTGGGCAATCGGTTTCAACATCGACCTCTTGTCTACTGTTTATGCT GGAGTGGTTTGTTCAGGCTTAATAGTGTTCCTTCAGTTATGGTGCACAGAAGAAAAAGGACCTGTTTTTGTGACCATGTTCAACCCTCTTTCAACAATACTTGTTGCTTTATTAGCATATTTTGTCCTTGGCGAAAAGCTTTACGTTGGCAG CATACTGGGGGCAGCTATAGTGATCTTTGGTATGTACCTCTTAATGTGGGGCAAAGAAGAAGCACAGACAAACTTAGCAGGGATCTTTCGAAACTATAAAGACTCGAGAAGTTTAAAACCAGAGGCATTCACGACTACATCAGAAGGAAGAGAGGAGATAACAGAACCATAG
- the LOC110802033 gene encoding transcription factor bHLH104 isoform X2, translating into MGTFDDTAWDLPLDYFIDDVASPNFSWVDPSSSIEIDFSRTSMIHEQESERQRPMKSSCIEIDFSQTSSAVQEQESEMECPKKRGRSAVYSNPKTKACRERERREKLNDSFLNLSSVLEPGRAAKTDKLALLSDAIRIVKQLRTENEGFKDENKKLQEEIESLKAEKNELRDEKSTLRAEKEKMELHMKSMSGIPGPGMIPPYPSPYQAGPNKMALYPSYGMYPMWHYLPPSTRDTSRDHELRPPAA; encoded by the exons ATGGGTACTTTTGATGATACTGCTTGGGATCTGCCGCTTGATTATTTCATCGATGATGTTGCATCCCCTAATTTCTCTTGGGTTGATCCCAg TTCCAgcattgaaattgatttttcgaGGACAAGTATGATACATGAACAAGAATCTGAGAGGCAACGCCCCATGAAAAG TTCTTGCATTGAAATCGACTTTTCACAGACAAGTAGTGCCGTACAAGAACAAGAATCTGAAATGGAATGCCCTAAGAAAAG GGGGCGTTCAGCTGTCTACAGCAATCCAAAGACTAAAGCATGCCGTGAGAGGGAGCGAAGGGAAAAGTTGAATGACAG CTTTCTAAACTTGAGCTCTGTCTTGGAACCTGGAAGAGCTGCCAAAACTGACAAATTGGCGCTATTATCTGATGCTATAAGAATTGTGAAGCAGCTAAGGACCGAAAATGAGGGGTTTAAAGATGAAAATAAAAAGCTGCAAGAGGAAATTGAAAGTTTAAAG GCTGAAAAGAATGAACTCCGTGATGAGAAATCAACATTGAGGGCAGAAAAAGAAAAGATGGAGCTTCATATGAAATCAATGAGTGGCATTCCTGGTCCAGGGATGATTCCTCCTTATCCATCACCCTATCAAGCCGGACCAAATAAGATGGCTCTTTACCCTAGTTATGGTATGTATCCTATGTGGCATTATCTACCGCCATCTACTCGTGATACTTCTCGTGACCATGAACTAAGGCCTCCTGCTGCTTAA
- the LOC110802033 gene encoding transcription factor bHLH104 isoform X1 has protein sequence MGTFDDTAWDLPLDYFIDDVASPNFSWVDPSLSCSSSIEIDFSRTSMIHEQESERQRPMKSSCIEIDFSQTSSAVQEQESEMECPKKRGRSAVYSNPKTKACRERERREKLNDSFLNLSSVLEPGRAAKTDKLALLSDAIRIVKQLRTENEGFKDENKKLQEEIESLKAEKNELRDEKSTLRAEKEKMELHMKSMSGIPGPGMIPPYPSPYQAGPNKMALYPSYGMYPMWHYLPPSTRDTSRDHELRPPAA, from the exons ATGGGTACTTTTGATGATACTGCTTGGGATCTGCCGCTTGATTATTTCATCGATGATGTTGCATCCCCTAATTTCTCTTGGGTTGATCCCAg TCTTTCTTGCAGTTCCAgcattgaaattgatttttcgaGGACAAGTATGATACATGAACAAGAATCTGAGAGGCAACGCCCCATGAAAAG TTCTTGCATTGAAATCGACTTTTCACAGACAAGTAGTGCCGTACAAGAACAAGAATCTGAAATGGAATGCCCTAAGAAAAG GGGGCGTTCAGCTGTCTACAGCAATCCAAAGACTAAAGCATGCCGTGAGAGGGAGCGAAGGGAAAAGTTGAATGACAG CTTTCTAAACTTGAGCTCTGTCTTGGAACCTGGAAGAGCTGCCAAAACTGACAAATTGGCGCTATTATCTGATGCTATAAGAATTGTGAAGCAGCTAAGGACCGAAAATGAGGGGTTTAAAGATGAAAATAAAAAGCTGCAAGAGGAAATTGAAAGTTTAAAG GCTGAAAAGAATGAACTCCGTGATGAGAAATCAACATTGAGGGCAGAAAAAGAAAAGATGGAGCTTCATATGAAATCAATGAGTGGCATTCCTGGTCCAGGGATGATTCCTCCTTATCCATCACCCTATCAAGCCGGACCAAATAAGATGGCTCTTTACCCTAGTTATGGTATGTATCCTATGTGGCATTATCTACCGCCATCTACTCGTGATACTTCTCGTGACCATGAACTAAGGCCTCCTGCTGCTTAA